Proteins from a genomic interval of Clostridium sp. AN503:
- a CDS encoding HRDC domain-containing protein produces MGLFDKMKEPVFLKESSDAQRQLEVLRALESKLTQEGREKLRQDIRYLEYGIQGENQIAFELKNSHMPMYILHDIYLEDGELSAQIDYLVFTKKLCFVIECKNLYGNIEINNNGDFIRTMEFNGRKKKEGIYSPITQNERHLELMKKMKTETRTNLFSKFMTSRYFDDFYRTVVVLSNSKTVLNAKYAKKDIKQKVIRADQLVSFIKEQYKLSKEVENSDADMKTWAESYLKLHKAVEKDYTKKYEPYVIQNTAAEMDGPVLEPPAGSAEETSMMEEKTIEGTRLYQELKAYRLRKSREEKIKPYYIYNDSQLKDLIMKMPVDKQALQKVSGFGPVKAEKYGDDILKIIAECRER; encoded by the coding sequence ATGGGATTGTTTGATAAAATGAAAGAACCGGTTTTTTTAAAAGAGAGCAGTGATGCGCAGAGACAACTGGAAGTGTTAAGAGCATTGGAATCTAAGCTGACGCAGGAGGGCAGGGAGAAACTGCGTCAGGATATCAGATATCTGGAATATGGAATCCAGGGAGAGAATCAAATTGCTTTTGAGTTAAAGAACAGCCATATGCCAATGTATATCCTTCATGATATCTATTTAGAGGATGGTGAACTGAGTGCGCAGATTGATTATCTTGTGTTTACCAAAAAGCTCTGTTTTGTAATTGAGTGTAAAAATTTGTATGGAAATATCGAAATCAATAATAATGGTGATTTTATCCGCACGATGGAGTTTAACGGAAGAAAGAAAAAAGAAGGGATATATTCTCCGATCACGCAGAATGAACGGCATTTGGAGTTAATGAAAAAAATGAAAACAGAGACAAGAACGAATCTATTTTCAAAATTTATGACATCCAGATATTTTGATGATTTTTACAGAACGGTTGTTGTGTTGTCAAATTCCAAAACAGTCCTCAATGCCAAATACGCAAAAAAGGATATAAAGCAAAAGGTGATTCGTGCTGACCAGTTGGTGTCCTTTATAAAAGAGCAGTACAAGCTGTCAAAGGAAGTAGAAAATTCCGATGCAGACATGAAAACATGGGCAGAGTCCTATCTGAAACTGCATAAAGCAGTGGAGAAAGACTATACGAAAAAGTATGAACCGTATGTGATCCAGAACACTGCGGCAGAGATGGATGGTCCAGTTTTAGAGCCGCCTGCAGGCAGTGCCGAAGAGACTTCCATGATGGAGGAGAAAACGATTGAGGGAACAAGACTTTATCAGGAACTAAAAGCTTACAGGCTTCGCAAGAGCAGAGAAGAGAAAATAAAACCTTATTATATTTATAATGACAGTCAGCTGAAAGATCTGATCATGAAGATGCCGGTGGATAAGCAGGCACTGCAAAAGGTGTCTGGATTTGGGCCGGTAAAGGCTGAGAAGTATGGGGATGATATTTTAAAAATCATTGCAGAGTGCAGGGAAAGATAA
- the yfcC gene encoding putative basic amino acid antiporter YfcC → MEKKKKGFQMPHTYIIIFGVILFAAVLTMFIPLGRFETKEITYTINGAEKTRTVLDPDSFEYVLDENGNRITKVAPLFGTEDFGGQGILNYVFEGMTVGDKNGTAVGIIAFILVVGGAFGIVLRTGAVESGIMRVIAMTNGREILLIPILITLFSLGGAVFGMGEEAIPFVMILVPMFIAMGYDAVVGIMCTYVATQIGFGSSWQNPFGLAVAQGVAGIPVMSGAWFRIPLWIFFTALACVFTMRYAVKVKKNPQSSVAYESDTEYREEFAKKGNEMPPFTLGHKLVLLTIAGCMAWTIWGVISEGYYIPEIASQFFVMGLVSGIIGVVFHLNDMKLNDIPRSFDRGAADLLGAAMCVGMAQGIIIILGGTSATDGTVLNTILYNISNGMKNFPPVISAWCMYVFQSIFNFFVVSGSGQAALTMPIMAPLADLVGVQRQVAVLAYQLGDAFTNFIVPTSGCLLGALAAAKLEWGQWAKFQIKFQAVLFVFASMAVVLGVAIGLS, encoded by the coding sequence ATGGAAAAAAAGAAAAAGGGGTTTCAGATGCCGCACACGTATATTATCATATTTGGTGTGATCCTGTTTGCGGCGGTGCTGACCATGTTCATTCCGCTGGGGAGGTTTGAGACAAAGGAAATCACATACACCATAAATGGTGCGGAAAAGACCAGAACCGTTCTGGACCCGGACAGCTTTGAGTACGTCCTGGACGAGAACGGGAACAGGATTACAAAGGTTGCCCCGCTGTTCGGAACAGAGGATTTCGGCGGACAGGGTATCTTAAACTATGTATTTGAGGGCATGACTGTGGGGGATAAAAATGGTACCGCAGTCGGTATTATTGCATTTATCCTGGTAGTGGGCGGCGCTTTCGGTATCGTGCTGAGGACCGGGGCGGTGGAGAGTGGGATCATGCGGGTCATCGCCATGACGAACGGCAGGGAGATCCTGCTGATCCCGATCCTGATCACACTGTTTTCCCTGGGCGGAGCCGTGTTTGGCATGGGAGAGGAGGCCATCCCGTTCGTGATGATCCTGGTTCCCATGTTCATTGCCATGGGTTATGACGCGGTAGTCGGGATCATGTGCACCTACGTGGCGACGCAGATCGGATTCGGTTCTTCCTGGCAGAATCCCTTTGGGCTGGCGGTGGCTCAGGGTGTTGCAGGGATCCCGGTCATGTCCGGCGCATGGTTCCGTATCCCACTTTGGATCTTCTTCACGGCTTTGGCCTGTGTATTTACCATGCGTTATGCCGTCAAGGTGAAGAAAAACCCGCAGAGTTCGGTAGCATATGAGTCTGATACAGAGTACCGCGAGGAGTTTGCTAAGAAAGGCAATGAGATGCCGCCGTTTACCCTGGGCCACAAGCTGGTGCTCCTGACCATTGCAGGCTGCATGGCATGGACGATCTGGGGCGTTATATCGGAAGGGTACTATATCCCGGAGATCGCATCCCAGTTCTTTGTGATGGGTCTGGTGTCCGGTATCATCGGCGTTGTGTTCCACTTAAACGATATGAAGCTGAATGACATTCCACGCTCCTTTGACCGCGGAGCCGCGGATCTGTTGGGCGCAGCCATGTGTGTCGGTATGGCGCAGGGGATCATCATCATCCTGGGCGGTACCAGCGCCACGGATGGTACGGTACTGAATACGATCCTGTATAATATCAGCAACGGTATGAAGAACTTCCCACCGGTCATTTCCGCGTGGTGCATGTATGTATTCCAGTCCATATTCAATTTCTTCGTAGTATCCGGTTCTGGACAGGCAGCGCTCACCATGCCGATCATGGCGCCCCTTGCAGACCTGGTAGGCGTGCAGCGTCAGGTGGCGGTGCTGGCTTACCAGCTGGGCGACGCGTTTACCAACTTCATCGTGCCGACCAGCGGATGCCTTCTGGGTGCGCTGGCTGCTGCAAAGCTGGAGTGGGGCCAGTGGGCAAAGTTCCAGATCAAGTTCCAGGCAGTGCTGTTTGTGTTTGCTTCGATGGCAGTCGTGCTGGGCGTGGCGATCGGATTGTCATAA
- the carB gene encoding carbamoyl-phosphate synthase large subunit yields MPQRTDIHKVLIIGSGPIIIGQACEFDYSGTQACKALRNLGYEIVLVNSNPATIMTDPETADVTYIEPLNVERLEQIIAKERPDALLPNLGGQSGLNLCSELSKAGILDKYNVKVIGVQVDAIERGEDRIEFKKAMNELGIEMARSEVAYSVEEALKIADELGYPVVLRPAYTMGGAGGGLVYNREELKTVCSRGLQASLVGQVLVEESILGWEELELEVVRDAEGNMITVCFIENIDPLGVHTGDSFCSAPMLTISEECQKRLQEQAYKIVESVQVIGGTNVQFAHDPVSDRIIVIEINPRTSRSSALASKATGFPIALVSAMLATGLTLKDIPCGKYGTLDKYVPDGDYVVIKFARWAFEKFKGVEDKLGTQMRAVGEVMSIGKTYKEAFQKAIRSLETGRYGLGHARDFDSRSKEQLLKMLSAPSSERHFIMYEALRKGATVEEIHEITRVKAWFIEQMKELVDEEEALASCRGSLPSDEMLASAKKNGFSDKYLSQILGIDESAVRGRRIELGVEEAWEGVHVSGTENSAYYYSTYNAADKNPIGTDRPKVMILGGGPNRIGQGIEFDYCCVHASLALKKLGFETIIVNCNPETVSTDYDTSDKLYFEPLTLEDVLSIYKKEKPVGVIAQFGGQTPLNLAADLEKNGVRILGTAPSVIDLAEDRDLFRAMMEKLEIPMPESGMATTVDEALAIAGKIGYPVMVRPSYVLGGRGMEVVYDDESMVSYMNAAVGVTPDRPILIDRFLNHAMECEADAISDGEHAFVPAVMEHIELAGVHSGDSACIIPSVHISEENVATIKEYTRKIAEEMHVKGLMNMQYAIENGKVYVLEANPRASRTVPLVSKVCNIRMVPLATDIITSELTGRPSPVPTLKEQDIPYFGVKEAVFPFNMFQEVDPILGPEMRSTGEVLGLSRSYGEAFYRAQEATQTKLPLEGTVLISVNRKDKAEVVEVARSFHEDGFKIVATGNTYELISQAGIPAERVKKLYEGRPNVLDMITNGQIQLIVNSPIGKDSFHDDSYLRKAAIKGKIPYMTTIAAANATAKGIRYIKEHGQGDVHSLQALHSEIRDKD; encoded by the coding sequence ATGCCACAGAGAACTGATATTCACAAAGTACTTATTATCGGATCCGGCCCGATCATTATCGGACAGGCATGCGAGTTTGACTATTCCGGGACTCAGGCGTGTAAAGCGCTTAGGAATCTGGGCTACGAGATCGTGTTGGTCAATTCCAACCCCGCTACCATTATGACCGATCCGGAGACAGCAGATGTCACTTACATTGAACCACTGAACGTGGAACGGCTGGAACAGATCATCGCCAAGGAGAGACCGGATGCCCTGCTGCCCAACCTGGGCGGTCAGTCCGGCTTAAACCTTTGCTCGGAACTCAGTAAGGCCGGTATCCTGGACAAATATAACGTCAAGGTTATCGGTGTCCAGGTTGACGCCATCGAACGGGGCGAGGACCGCATCGAGTTTAAAAAGGCCATGAACGAGCTTGGGATCGAGATGGCGCGCAGTGAGGTTGCCTACAGCGTGGAGGAAGCCTTAAAGATTGCCGACGAGCTCGGCTACCCGGTTGTGCTTCGCCCGGCCTACACCATGGGCGGCGCAGGCGGCGGTCTGGTCTACAACCGCGAAGAATTAAAGACCGTCTGCTCCAGAGGCCTGCAGGCCAGCCTGGTTGGACAGGTGCTGGTGGAGGAATCCATCCTGGGATGGGAAGAGCTGGAGCTGGAAGTAGTCCGCGACGCAGAGGGCAACATGATCACCGTATGCTTTATCGAAAATATCGACCCGCTGGGCGTACATACCGGAGATTCCTTCTGTTCCGCACCGATGCTGACCATTTCTGAGGAATGTCAGAAGCGTCTCCAGGAACAGGCTTACAAGATCGTGGAGTCCGTACAGGTCATCGGCGGTACCAATGTGCAGTTTGCACATGATCCGGTTTCCGACAGGATCATCGTGATCGAGATCAACCCGCGTACTTCCCGGTCTTCCGCGCTTGCATCCAAGGCCACCGGCTTCCCCATCGCACTGGTATCTGCCATGCTGGCAACCGGACTGACCTTAAAGGATATCCCCTGCGGCAAATACGGCACCCTGGACAAATACGTGCCGGACGGCGACTACGTTGTGATCAAGTTCGCGCGCTGGGCATTTGAGAAGTTTAAAGGCGTGGAGGACAAGCTCGGCACGCAGATGCGCGCAGTCGGTGAAGTCATGAGTATTGGTAAGACCTACAAGGAGGCATTCCAGAAGGCGATCCGCAGCCTGGAGACCGGACGTTACGGTCTGGGCCATGCCCGGGATTTTGACAGCCGCTCCAAAGAGCAGCTCTTAAAGATGCTGTCTGCTCCGTCCAGCGAGCGTCATTTCATTATGTACGAGGCGCTGCGCAAAGGCGCTACCGTTGAGGAGATCCACGAGATCACCAGAGTAAAGGCCTGGTTCATCGAGCAGATGAAGGAGCTGGTTGACGAGGAAGAAGCGCTGGCCTCCTGCCGCGGCAGCCTGCCCTCTGATGAGATGCTGGCAAGCGCAAAAAAGAACGGCTTCTCCGACAAATATTTGAGCCAGATCCTCGGCATTGATGAGAGCGCTGTCCGCGGCCGCCGGATCGAGCTGGGTGTGGAGGAAGCCTGGGAGGGCGTGCACGTAAGCGGCACCGAAAACAGCGCTTATTATTACTCCACCTACAACGCTGCCGACAAAAATCCGATCGGGACAGACAGACCCAAGGTCATGATCCTGGGCGGCGGTCCGAACCGGATCGGCCAGGGCATCGAGTTTGACTACTGCTGCGTCCATGCTTCTCTTGCACTGAAAAAGCTGGGCTTTGAGACGATCATCGTCAACTGCAATCCGGAGACGGTTTCCACGGACTACGATACCTCCGACAAGCTGTATTTTGAACCTCTGACCCTGGAGGATGTTTTAAGCATTTATAAGAAAGAGAAGCCGGTAGGCGTGATCGCACAGTTCGGCGGACAGACCCCGTTAAACCTGGCTGCCGACTTAGAGAAAAACGGCGTCCGGATCCTTGGCACAGCTCCTTCCGTCATCGACCTGGCGGAGGACCGCGACCTGTTCCGCGCCATGATGGAGAAGTTAGAGATCCCCATGCCGGAATCTGGTATGGCTACCACCGTAGACGAAGCCCTGGCGATCGCCGGAAAGATCGGTTATCCGGTCATGGTACGTCCTTCTTACGTGCTGGGCGGACGCGGCATGGAGGTGGTCTATGACGATGAGAGCATGGTCAGCTACATGAATGCGGCTGTCGGTGTCACTCCGGACCGCCCCATCCTGATCGACCGGTTCTTAAACCACGCCATGGAGTGTGAGGCTGACGCTATCAGCGACGGGGAGCACGCTTTTGTTCCTGCAGTTATGGAGCACATCGAGCTTGCCGGCGTTCACTCCGGCGACTCCGCATGCATCATCCCGTCCGTCCACATTTCTGAGGAAAATGTGGCGACCATCAAGGAATACACCCGCAAGATCGCGGAGGAGATGCATGTCAAGGGACTGATGAACATGCAGTACGCCATCGAGAACGGCAAGGTCTACGTGCTGGAAGCCAATCCGCGCGCATCCCGCACGGTTCCGCTGGTATCCAAGGTCTGCAACATCCGGATGGTACCGTTAGCTACCGATATCATCACTTCAGAGCTGACCGGACGTCCCTCCCCGGTTCCCACCTTAAAGGAGCAGGACATTCCATATTTTGGAGTGAAGGAGGCCGTATTCCCGTTCAATATGTTCCAGGAGGTAGACCCGATCCTTGGGCCGGAAATGCGTTCTACCGGCGAGGTGCTGGGACTTTCCCGCTCCTACGGCGAAGCATTTTACCGCGCGCAGGAGGCTACCCAGACCAAGCTTCCTCTGGAAGGCACTGTGCTGATCTCCGTGAACCGCAAGGATAAGGCTGAGGTCGTTGAAGTTGCCAGAAGCTTCCATGAGGACGGCTTCAAGATCGTGGCCACCGGCAACACCTACGAGCTGATCTCCCAGGCCGGCATCCCTGCAGAGCGTGTGAAAAAGCTCTATGAAGGACGCCCCAATGTCCTGGATATGATCACCAACGGGCAGATCCAGCTGATCGTCAACTCTCCGATCGGCAAAGACAGCTTCCACGATGACAGCTACTTAAGAAAAGCCGCCATCAAAGGGAAGATCCCCTACATGACCACCATTGCCGCGGCAAACGCCACCGCTAAGGGCATCCGCTACATCAAGGAGCACGGTCAGGGCGACGTCCACTCCCTGCAGGCCCTGCACAGCGAGATCCGGGATAAGGATTGA
- a CDS encoding biotin transporter BioY, with protein MSTTYADSSKCTSGARRGFTTKELVLGGMFAALLAAISQISLPMPTGMPITVQVFGVALIGVALGWRLGLLAAVTYVLIGAVGLPVFANFRGGMGSLVGLTGGYIWSWPIMAALSGIRPKTGNPRLNTLLTVAFALLGLAIAETIGCLQWAALSGDMSVGAVFTYAMVAFIPKDIILTILAVFAGIPLRKMLFKI; from the coding sequence ATGAGTACAACCTATGCGGATTCATCGAAATGCACCTCCGGCGCCCGGCGCGGTTTTACCACGAAGGAGCTGGTTTTAGGGGGAATGTTTGCCGCACTGCTGGCGGCGATCTCCCAGATATCCCTTCCCATGCCTACCGGCATGCCAATCACCGTCCAGGTGTTCGGCGTTGCCCTGATCGGCGTTGCCCTTGGCTGGCGTCTGGGGCTGCTGGCTGCCGTCACCTATGTCCTGATCGGAGCGGTAGGCCTCCCGGTATTTGCCAATTTCCGCGGCGGCATGGGTTCCCTGGTGGGACTGACCGGCGGCTACATCTGGTCCTGGCCGATCATGGCTGCCCTAAGCGGCATCCGTCCCAAAACCGGCAATCCTAGGCTGAACACCCTGCTTACCGTAGCATTTGCCCTTCTTGGCCTTGCCATAGCCGAAACCATAGGCTGCCTGCAGTGGGCCGCCTTGTCCGGCGACATGTCTGTGGGCGCTGTATTTACCTATGCAATGGTCGCATTCATCCCCAAGGACATTATTCTTACGATCCTTGCGGTGTTTGCCGGGATACCACTGCGGAAAATGCTCTTCAAGATCTGA
- a CDS encoding Lrp/AsnC family transcriptional regulator: MFLDGLDELDQKIVQLLIENARMSYSEIGQQVGISRVAVKTRILSLEKRGVIEEYTAIINPQKMNGAVSCYFEIETSPETFAQVTEILSSHETITQIYRVTGRNKLHVHAVAASGEEMERLMAEVIDPLPGVISSSCNMILSRIKDIKGLRL; this comes from the coding sequence ATGTTTTTGGATGGTTTGGATGAGCTGGACCAGAAGATTGTCCAGTTGTTGATAGAGAATGCGCGCATGTCTTATTCAGAGATCGGGCAGCAGGTGGGGATCTCCCGCGTGGCGGTCAAGACGCGGATCTTATCCCTGGAAAAGCGCGGTGTGATCGAGGAATACACCGCCATCATCAATCCTCAGAAGATGAACGGTGCTGTGTCCTGCTATTTTGAGATTGAGACAAGCCCGGAAACCTTTGCACAGGTGACGGAGATCCTGAGCAGCCATGAGACCATCACCCAGATTTACCGCGTAACCGGCAGGAACAAACTGCATGTCCATGCGGTCGCGGCATCCGGGGAGGAGATGGAGCGCCTGATGGCGGAGGTGATAGATCCGCTTCCGGGCGTCATCAGCAGCAGCTGCAATATGATATTATCCCGTATCAAGGACATCAAAGGACTGCGCCTGTAA
- a CDS encoding MATE family efflux transporter: MKGDLTQGPVMKTMLLFAVPMILGNLLQQCYNVADTLIVGRFLGPDALAAVGSAFALMTFLTSILLGLSMGSSAVFSIHFGRKDFDGLKNSIFTSFLLIAAINILLNILVFLSMDKILVFLNVPESLLGMMRQYLVVIFCGITAVFLYNYFACLLRALGNSIIPLLFLAVSAALNIALDLWFVLSLKRGVAGAAEATVIAQYVSGIGIALYVWAKCPELRIQKKHCRITRSGLKEIAAFSVLTCVQQSVMNLGILMVQGLVNSFGTTVMAAFAAAVKIDSFAYMPVQDFGNAFSAFIAQNYGAGQKERIRAGFKGAVLTSVVFCLFISAVIWIFARPLMLLFVNERETAILAEGIRYLHIEGAFYCGIGCLFLLYGLYRALGKPGMSVILTVVSLGTRVLLAYTLSSIPLFGVAGIWWSVPIGWILADILGLAYFRHHYRRVFQE; the protein is encoded by the coding sequence ATGAAAGGAGATTTAACACAGGGACCGGTGATGAAGACCATGCTGCTTTTTGCCGTGCCCATGATCCTGGGAAATCTTTTACAGCAATGCTACAATGTGGCCGACACACTGATCGTGGGCCGTTTTCTTGGACCGGATGCACTGGCGGCAGTTGGCTCCGCGTTTGCGCTCATGACATTTCTGACTTCCATCCTGCTGGGACTTAGCATGGGCAGCAGCGCTGTCTTTTCCATCCACTTTGGACGGAAAGATTTTGACGGGCTGAAGAACAGTATCTTCACGTCCTTCTTACTGATCGCCGCCATAAACATCCTGCTCAATATCCTGGTCTTTTTATCCATGGATAAGATCCTGGTCTTCTTAAATGTCCCGGAATCCTTACTGGGCATGATGCGGCAGTACCTTGTGGTGATCTTCTGCGGCATCACCGCGGTTTTTCTGTACAACTACTTTGCCTGTCTCCTGCGCGCCCTGGGCAATTCCATCATCCCGCTCTTATTTTTAGCGGTATCGGCCGCGCTGAATATTGCGCTGGACCTCTGGTTTGTGCTGTCGCTCAAACGCGGCGTTGCAGGCGCTGCGGAAGCCACGGTGATCGCCCAGTATGTCTCTGGTATCGGGATCGCCCTGTATGTCTGGGCAAAATGCCCGGAGCTACGCATCCAGAAAAAACACTGCCGGATCACCCGCTCCGGCCTAAAAGAGATCGCCGCTTTTTCTGTATTGACCTGCGTCCAGCAGTCTGTCATGAATCTGGGCATCCTGATGGTGCAGGGACTGGTCAACAGCTTTGGAACCACCGTCATGGCCGCTTTCGCCGCCGCTGTGAAGATCGATTCCTTTGCCTATATGCCGGTGCAGGATTTCGGCAATGCCTTTTCTGCCTTTATCGCACAGAACTACGGCGCAGGCCAAAAAGAACGGATCCGCGCGGGATTCAAAGGCGCCGTCCTGACCTCCGTCGTCTTCTGCCTTTTTATCTCTGCGGTCATCTGGATCTTTGCCCGCCCGCTGATGCTTCTTTTTGTCAACGAAAGGGAGACTGCCATCCTGGCAGAAGGCATCCGCTATCTGCATATTGAAGGGGCGTTCTACTGCGGCATCGGCTGTCTCTTTTTACTGTACGGACTTTACCGGGCGCTGGGAAAACCAGGGATGTCGGTCATCCTCACGGTTGTTTCCCTGGGTACCCGCGTGCTGCTGGCCTATACCCTGTCCTCCATACCGCTTTTCGGCGTGGCAGGCATCTGGTGGTCCGTCCCCATCGGCTGGATCCTGGCGGACATCCTCGGGCTTGCTTATTTCAGGCATCATTACAGGCGCGTTTTTCAGGAGTGA
- a CDS encoding MerR family transcriptional regulator translates to MTIAEVSKKYDMTADTLRYYERIGLIPRVPRNRSGIRDYDEASCMWIELMKCMRAAGVQIEALIEYVALFQKGDETLDARKALLVEQRERLLARMEDMQRSLERLNDKIERYDQDLAAKEQQLQREFHITPEKRACNDA, encoded by the coding sequence ATGACCATAGCTGAAGTGAGTAAAAAATATGATATGACTGCGGATACCCTGCGATATTATGAACGGATTGGGCTGATCCCCCGCGTGCCGCGAAACAGGAGCGGCATCCGGGATTATGATGAGGCATCCTGCATGTGGATCGAACTGATGAAATGCATGCGTGCGGCGGGCGTACAGATCGAAGCCCTGATCGAATATGTAGCCCTTTTCCAAAAGGGGGATGAGACGCTGGATGCCCGCAAAGCGCTGCTGGTGGAGCAGCGGGAGCGGCTTTTGGCACGCATGGAGGACATGCAGCGGTCTCTGGAGCGGCTCAATGATAAGATTGAGCGGTATGATCAGGATCTTGCGGCGAAGGAGCAGCAGCTTCAGCGGGAGTTCCATATCACTCCTGAAAAACGCGCCTGTAATGATGCCTGA
- a CDS encoding YjdF family protein yields the protein MDKVSETLNVVFEDPFWIGVFERVADGKLTACKVTFGAEPKDYEVYDFIRKHYVHLRFSPAVEAAVKAAGRSPKRMQREVHRQVQDTGIGTRSQQALKLMQEQAKTERRTLSRERREEEKQRRFELKQQKKKEKHRGR from the coding sequence ATGGACAAAGTATCGGAGACATTGAACGTAGTTTTTGAGGACCCATTCTGGATCGGCGTGTTTGAGCGTGTGGCAGATGGGAAGCTGACGGCCTGCAAGGTTACTTTTGGTGCGGAGCCGAAGGATTATGAGGTGTATGACTTTATTCGGAAACACTATGTTCATCTGCGGTTCAGTCCGGCTGTGGAGGCGGCTGTAAAGGCGGCAGGACGAAGTCCCAAGCGGATGCAGCGTGAGGTGCACCGGCAGGTACAGGATACCGGTATCGGCACCAGGTCGCAGCAGGCGTTAAAGCTGATGCAGGAGCAGGCAAAGACAGAGCGCAGGACTCTCAGCCGTGAGAGGCGGGAGGAAGAAAAGCAGCGCCGGTTTGAGCTGAAGCAGCAGAAAAAGAAAGAAAAGCATCGGGGCAGGTAA
- a CDS encoding alcohol dehydrogenase catalytic domain-containing protein, translating to MKALVFEGTDRVVYREVPMIEPREGWTLIQVAYAGICGSDVTILKGRHPRAKAPLIMGHEFSGYIASENPKYARGTLVTAFPYLSCGVCERCRNGQFHVCESLKLIGIDLDGGMAEYVQVPDEMICPVPEGVDTQMAAFIEPVGISVHAARKGGYRPGDRVLMFGAGGIGLSTAITLRSFGAEKLMICEPNLLRRVMAEELGFEVLDPEQDIVEQVYSRTDGMGADYVYDCAGVQPVADLLPDVVKINGRIVVVAGYKVPPVINFQKGMFREFDIQFVRNCTRQDFEIATDLVGRGLGYEKLLNYTLPLSRGEEGFAPPPSACKVMFQVL from the coding sequence ATGAAAGCATTGGTTTTTGAGGGGACAGACCGGGTGGTTTATCGGGAGGTTCCCATGATTGAACCGCGGGAGGGATGGACGCTGATTCAGGTAGCCTATGCCGGGATCTGCGGGAGTGACGTGACAATTTTAAAGGGCAGGCATCCCAGGGCAAAAGCGCCTCTGATCATGGGACATGAATTTTCTGGTTATATTGCATCGGAGAATCCAAAATATGCCAGGGGGACACTGGTGACGGCATTTCCCTATTTATCCTGCGGTGTCTGTGAGCGGTGCAGGAATGGGCAGTTTCATGTCTGTGAGTCTTTGAAGCTGATCGGGATTGATTTAGACGGCGGGATGGCAGAATATGTGCAGGTACCGGATGAGATGATCTGTCCGGTTCCTGAGGGAGTGGACACTCAGATGGCGGCATTTATCGAGCCGGTGGGCATTTCTGTCCATGCGGCGCGGAAAGGGGGATACCGGCCGGGGGACCGGGTGCTGATGTTTGGAGCCGGAGGGATTGGGCTTTCTACGGCGATCACTCTGCGCAGCTTCGGTGCGGAGAAGCTGATGATCTGTGAGCCCAATCTACTGCGCCGGGTTATGGCGGAGGAGCTTGGATTTGAAGTGCTTGACCCGGAGCAGGATATTGTAGAGCAGGTTTACAGCAGAACAGACGGAATGGGGGCCGACTATGTGTATGACTGCGCGGGAGTACAGCCGGTGGCCGATCTTTTGCCGGATGTGGTAAAGATCAATGGAAGGATCGTTGTGGTGGCAGGGTACAAGGTACCTCCCGTTATTAATTTCCAGAAGGGTATGTTCCGGGAGTTTGATATCCAGTTTGTCCGCAACTGCACCCGACAGGATTTTGAGATCGCTACGGATCTCGTAGGGAGGGGACTTGGATATGAAAAGCTGCTCAATTATACGTTGCCTCTCAGCCGTGGAGAAGAGGGGTTTGCACCTCCGCCGTCCGCCTGCAAGGTGATGTTTCAGGTCCTGTGA